In Puntigrus tetrazona isolate hp1 chromosome 18, ASM1883169v1, whole genome shotgun sequence, one genomic interval encodes:
- the LOC122362681 gene encoding arrestin domain-containing protein 4-like, which produces MTHTAVKSLDVIIDNKQRVGYCSGEVVSGHVSLTLSEATAYTAISVFLKGYAQVSWMHKRSRCSEEKRCLSLSKTLFATTGPQNLILDSGTYEIPFDLQLPQSPLISSFSGKHGRVHYTVQAVLKRPFHESQRVCRELCIIGHIDVNVPTLICPVSQTCKKMIGWWIFTSGPISLTASISRQGYCSGESISIHALIENCSSCLVVPKAVMYQIQTYTAKGKTKSFKQVVASARGNAVPSDTSSRWNGNALNIPPVSSSILNSDILRVEYLLAVIVQIPSSKNLEVQFPVVIGTKGHDITGHSNANMGLLYPAFTPPDIAQAPPSYAEVMSEERRTSTCQSQPDWLLDGSAFTCAQQFRLQPPPPYSEICPSQQ; this is translated from the exons ATGACACATACTGCGGTAAAGTCGCTGGATGTAATTATTGACAACAAGCAGAGAGTTGGTTACTGCTCTGGTGAAGTAGTGTCTGGACATGTTTCTCTCACACTCTCGGAAGCCACCGCATATACAGCCATAAGCGTGTTCCTGAAGGGATATGCTCAGGTGAGTTGGATGCATAAACGATCCCGATGTTCCGAAGAGAAGAGATGCCTCTCTTTATCCAAGACGCTTTTTGCAACCACGG GTCCCCAAAACCTTATCCTTGATAGTGGCACATATGAGATTCCTTTTGATCTGCAGCTGCCTCAAAG TCCTTTGATTTCTTCTTTCTCTGGAAAACATGGCCGTGTTCACTACACGGTACAGGCAGTTTTAAAAAGGCCATTCCATGAGAGTCAACGTGTTTGCAGAGAACTTTGCATCATCGGTCATATTGATGTCAACGTGCCAACATTAATC TGTCCAGTGTCACAAACATGTAAGAAGATGATTGGCTGGTGGATCTTTACTTCTGGTCCCATCTCTCTGACTGCCAGCATAAGTCGACAAGGTTATTGCAGTG GAGAATCAATCTCCATCCATGCTCTGATTGAGAACTGCTCATCTTGTCTAGTTGTGCCAAAAGCAGTGATGTACCAGATACAGACCTATACAGCCAAGGGTAAAACAAAAAGCTTCAAACAGGTGGTTGCCAGTGCTAGAGGAAATGCAGTGCCGTCTGACACTTCAAGCAGGTGGAATGGAAACGCGTTGAACATTCCTCCAGTTTCTTCCTCCATTCTGAATTCGGACATCCTGAGAGTGGAATACTTACTTGCA GTTATTGTTCAGATACCAAGTAGCAAAAATCTAGAAGTGCAGTTTCCAGTGGTGATCGGTACCAAAGGTCATGACATTACCGGTCATTCCAATGCGAACATGGGCTTGCTGTACCCCGCATTTACCCCTCCAGACATAGCTCAAG CCCCTCCCAGCTATGCAGAGGTTATGTCAGAGGAGCGCAGAACTTCAACCTGCCAATCACAACCAGACTGGCTGCTAGATGGCTCAGCGTTCACTTGCGCTCAGCAGTTCCGCCTCCAGCCACCTCCTCCTTATTCTGAG atTTGCCCAAGTCAGCAGTAA